ACACCGCATCAACACAGGCCTTCTGAAAAGCCCGTGTCTGCACGGAGGGGCGCTTTGTGTTATCCTGTGTAAATCCATAAAAGGTGATTTCTTTTACTCCCAGCCCAACGCATTGCTGGTAAAGCTCGAAACCCGGCCGAATTCCATGAGAATAACCATCTTCTTTCTGCATCCCCTTGCTTTGCGCCCACCGTCTGTTTCCGTCCGGAATAATGCCGATATGTTGAGGCAGCCTTTGAAATGTTTGCATTATTACAATTCCCTTTCACCTACTAAAATATAGTATTATAATTTAACAAATTGAAGCAAACTATTCTCAAAAGCAAAAACAAAAATCCCCGCAGCCTGAATTGAAGTTCCGGCTGCGGGACGATTCTTTTTATTTTCCGCCCGCCGCTTGATCGCTTTACTCAAGGCATAAAAAAGCGGGGGCAGGATATCCCCTCTGCCTGCATTCAAAGGGCAAGCCCCCATACACGACGGATATTGTAAAGACAGATTCGTGTTTTTTTCTGTCAATAGCCATTCGCTTTCTTTTCTCCCGCTTGCTGTTCAGAGGAGAATGCGTCAGCTTTTGTCTTATGGACAGTACCGCGCGGATGATGAGGAGGAGCGTAAACCGTATAAAGTTTTAACGGCGTGTTTCCATCATTAATCAAATTATGCCATGTGCCCGCCGGTACAAAGATTGCGCAGCCTGAAGAAACTTTTTTCTGAAAGCTGAGGTTTTCTTTACTATTTCCCATTTTTACAATACCGTTTCCTTGCTCAATACGTAAAAATTGATCTGTATCAGGGTGAATTTCCAGACCGATATCTCCTCCAACCCGAATGCTCATCAGTGTTACCTGCAGGTAATTCCCTGTCCATAACGCGGTACGGTAATTGTTATTTTGATCGGTAACCGCTTGAATATTAACTACATACGGCTGCGGGCCAGCATCTTTTATTTCACAATCGCTATTGCAACAGGAATGATTGCATCTATGATTCATACACCATTTCCCCTTTCTTTCACATATTATGTTCAAAAATGTAATAAGTGTATAATAACCAAAGAGTACCCAGCATTTGCTGGGTACTCTTCTCTAAATATTCAAAATATACCGCCGGAAATTCAGTTCTCATCATCAGCTTTGACAAACCGTATGTTTTCTGGGACACATATGGCTGCCTTTGCTGCGTTCAAATCGATGAGATGTTTTTCGCAGAAATGCTTTTGTTAGAATGCCTTTACTAAGAAATGAATGGACGAGTTAAGACCACCAGCATATTATGTACTAAACACTTAAAAAGGAGGCAAGAAACGTGGCAAGAACATCAGCTGATTTTTGGAATGAAAGAGTTTCAAGTAACAGTGAGAGTGCAAATGGCTGTAATAATCACAATAACAATGGATCCAACTGTGACCGTGAAAGTTCGAGAGCATTGAAAAGCATTCTGTCCCAGTTGGATGATCTCAATAATTCAGATTTACGTTTGCTTAATAACGTAATTGAAAGATTATTGTGCGAACGCAGGTGATGAAAGCAATAAAGGCCAATTTATTCTTATATTAAAAAAAATCCGTACTTATCCGTTAGGATAAGTACGGATTTTTTTTTAATCGCCATTTTTCTCGACTGTTTTCCATTCATTGAAAAAACAGTTTGAAATACCTTTTCAACCATTCTATCATTTACATAAGATCAGTTCATTCCAAAATAAAAAACGCAGAATAATATGGAGTGAGGTGAATGATATGCTAAAAGACTGTACTCCAGAAGAATTATCATATTTATCCACAACCTTTGCGGTAGCGATTTCAAAAGATCAGGATATCCATTCCTTGAGAGTGTTGTGCAGCTTTTTTGCAAATGTCATTGCCATCATTAATATGATCATTAATCAGCGCCAACTCATCGATCGGAATATCAATAATTCGTTTGATATAAATAAGAACGACGGATGTTAGCGTTGCTACTCCTTTTTTCACCTCCACCCTTAGATTTCCAAATTTTTATACTCGATTCTATTTTCATACAGCCTGTTAATTCACACCAGCGACACATCTTTAATGTATTATGTTAACAAATAGAGTAATGGAGGTCTGAACATGAGCCAACATGCAAAAGCAGCCCTGCAAAGCAAGTTAATGGTGTATTCGGTGTGCTACCAAGAAGCCAAGAAAACAAAAGACCTGAAACGAATGGTGCTTCTTGGAACAATCATCAGCGACTTAAAAAACGAAATATCCATTTTGGTAGATTAGGAAACGGCTCTTGCTTTGCGGCGGGAGCCGCTTTTATTTCTGCGTTCGTTGCTGAGCCGGGGCCATGACATTCAGGCTTCCTAGTTATTTTCAAATTCGCTTATGTTTGTTATCTGTCGTATCCGGAAAAAGGCTTCCTGAATACTGAACAGCTCTCTTGCTTCATAGGAAAGAGTTAATTGATTGATCTCTTTCAAGCGTCGGCGCAGCTCCTCATTGGTTACTTCAAGTGGATCTGGCTTATATGCTTTCATTACAAGACCATTATCCTGACCGATAATTTCGAGTGGATCTCCGACTTCCCAGCCCAGGGCGCGGCGCAGCTCTTTTGGAATGACAATGCGACCTGCCAGATCAATGTTTCTCACGATACCCGTGAACCCTTTCATACTTCCAATCCCTCATTTCACAATTATTTGCGGCAGACCGGGATAAGATTCACTCCATAGCTTCTGTTTTAGCAATCCGCTGCGCAGACAATGAAATTGGGACAATACCGGATGCCGCCGGGAAGCAGGGAACTCGGCTGCCGGCTGAACCAGTCCATTTTACCATATGTCCGCAGATTCTTCAGTTCGGGGTACCAGCGCCCCCCTGTTATTTGCCCTCCCCTGGCTCTTTGAGCTTTCCCTCGCGGTAACTGCGATAATTCTCTTCGTTACCATCCCAGTCAAGCTCCACCTTGGTTTTACAGCCGTTCAAACGAGACAGACCCATTTCGAGCGCCGCCTGAAATGCGGCCCGATTCTTCGCCACATCTTCGGCTGTACCGGGCAAAAAATGTACAGTCACCGTCGGCTCTCCCATATCTTTCTTTTTCAAGCGGCTCACCTCCTGTTCCTTTAAGGTATGATTTTTCGCGATTGTCCTATACCTTTCGGTGAATGCCCGCATTCCCTGTTCCTTTCCAGCAAAAAACTCATTCGTGGGTTATTGCAGTATAAAATTTTCAACTTTCTCGTACAAATAGATTGATTCGTTAGGGATTCAGATTGCAATAAAATCAATCTCACAGGAAATGGAAAGAAATGCGAAGGGAGGGCCGCACATGTCTATCGCCATCTATCTGCGCAAATCACGCGCGGACGACGCGAACGAGCCGGTAGAAGAAACACTGGAACGGCACCGGAAAACCCTCCTGGAATTTGCGGCAAAGAACGCACTGTTTATCCCCGAGCATAACATCTACAAAGAGGTTGTTTCCGGGGATGCGCTGTATGCGCGGCCGGAAATGCTTCGGATGCTAAAGGACGTTGAGGCGGAGAAATTCGACGCCGTGCTGTGCATGGATATTGACCG
Above is a window of Faecalispora anaeroviscerum DNA encoding:
- a CDS encoding cupin domain-containing protein yields the protein MNHRCNHSCCNSDCEIKDAGPQPYVVNIQAVTDQNNNYRTALWTGNYLQVTLMSIRVGGDIGLEIHPDTDQFLRIEQGNGIVKMGNSKENLSFQKKVSSGCAIFVPAGTWHNLINDGNTPLKLYTVYAPPHHPRGTVHKTKADAFSSEQQAGEKKANGY
- a CDS encoding AbrB/MazE/SpoVT family DNA-binding domain-containing protein — translated: MKGFTGIVRNIDLAGRIVIPKELRRALGWEVGDPLEIIGQDNGLVMKAYKPDPLEVTNEELRRRLKEINQLTLSYEARELFSIQEAFFRIRQITNISEFENN